One window from the genome of Choloepus didactylus isolate mChoDid1 chromosome 2, mChoDid1.pri, whole genome shotgun sequence encodes:
- the LOC119527969 gene encoding TAR DNA-binding protein 43 isoform X1: protein MSEYIRVTEDENDEPIEIPSEDDGTVLLSTVTAQFPGACGLRYRNPVSQCMRGVRLVEGILHAPDAGWGNLVYVVNYPKDNKRKMDETDASSAVKVKRAVQKTSDLIVLGLPWKTTEQDLKEYFSTFGEVLMVQVKKDIKTGHSKGFGFVRFTEYETQVKVMSQRHMIDGRWCDCKLPNSKQSPDEPLRSRKVFVGRCTEDMTADELQQFFCQYGEVVDVFIPKPFRAFAFVTFADDQVAQSLCGEDLIIKGISVHISNAEPKHNSNRQLERSGRFGGNPGGFGNQGGFGNSRGGGAGLGNNQSSNMGGGMNFGAFSINPAMMAAAQAALQSSWGMMGMLASQQNQSGPSGNNQSQGNMQREPNQAFGSGNNSYSGSNSGAAIGWGSASNAGSGSGFNGGFGSSMDSKSSGWGM, encoded by the exons ATGTCTGAATATATTCGAGTAACGGAAGATGAGAATGATGAGCCTATTGAAATACCATCAGAAGATGATGGGACAGTGCTGCTGTCCACAGTTACAGCCCAGTTTCCGGGGGCATGTGGTCTGCGCTACAGGAATCCAGTGTCTCAGTGTATGAGAGGCGTCCGGCTAGTAGAAGGAATTCTGCATGCACCTGATGCCGGCTGGGGAAATCTGGTGTACGTTGTCAACTATCCCAAAG ataacaaaagaaaaatggatgaaaCTGATGCTTCATCAGCGGTGAAGGTGAAAAGAGCAGTCCAGAAAACATCCGATTTAATAGTGTTGGGCCTTCCATGGAAAACAACTGAACAGGATCTAAAAGAATATTTTAGTACCTTTGGAGAAGTTCTTATGGTGCAG GTCAAGAAAGATATTAAAACTGGTCATTCAAAAGGGTTTGGCTTTGTTCGTTTTACGGAATACGAAACCCAGGTGAAGGTAATGTCACAGCGACATATGATAGATGGACGATGGTGTGACTGTAAACTTCCTAATTCTAAG CAAAGCCCAGATGAGCCTTTGAGAAGCAGGAAGGTGTTCGTTGGGCGTTGTACAGAGGACATGACTGCTGATGAGTTGCAGCAGTTCTTTTGCCAGTATGGAGAAGTGGTAGATGTCTTCATCCCCAAACCATTCAGGgcttttgcctttgttacatttgcaGATGATCag GTTGCCCAGTCTCTTTGTGGAGAGGACTTGATCATTAAAGGAATCAGCGTACATATATCCAATGCTGAACCTAAGCACAATAGCAATAGACAgttagaaagaagtggaagattTGGTGGTAATCCAGGTGGCTTTGGGAATCAGGGTGGATTTGGTAACAGTAGGGGGGGTGGAGCTGGGTTGGGGAACAATCAAAGTAGTAACATGGGCGGAGGGATGAACTTTGGCGCTTTCAGCATTAATCCAGCGATGATGGCTGCAGCCCAGGCAGCGTTGCAGAGCAGCTGGGGTATGATGGGGATGTTAGCCAGCCAGCAGAACCAGTCAGGCCCGTCAGGGAATAACCAAAGCCAAGGCAACATGCAGAGGGAGCCAAATCAGGCCTTTGGTTCTGGAAATAACTCTTACAGTGGCTCTAATTCTGGTGCAGCAATTGGTTGGGGATCAGCATCAAATGCAGGGTCAGGCAGTGGTTTTAATGGAGGCTTTGGCTCAAGCATGGATTCCAAATCTTCTGGCTGGGGAATGTAG
- the LOC119527969 gene encoding TAR DNA-binding protein 43 isoform X2 yields MSEYIRVTEDENDEPIEIPSEDDGTVLLSTVTAQFPGACGLRYRNPVSQCMRGVRLVEGILHAPDAGWGNLVYVVNYPKDNKRKMDETDASSAVKVKRAVQKTSDLIVLGLPWKTTEQDLKEYFSTFGEVLMVQVKKDIKTGHSKGFGFVRFTEYETQVKVMSQRHMIDGRWCDCKLPNSKQSPDEPLRSRKVFVGRCTEDMTADELQQFFCQYGEVVDVFIPKPFRAFAFVTFADDQVAQSLCGEDLIIKGISVHISNAEPKHNSNRQLERSGRFGGNPVHLISNVYGRSTSLKVVL; encoded by the exons ATGTCTGAATATATTCGAGTAACGGAAGATGAGAATGATGAGCCTATTGAAATACCATCAGAAGATGATGGGACAGTGCTGCTGTCCACAGTTACAGCCCAGTTTCCGGGGGCATGTGGTCTGCGCTACAGGAATCCAGTGTCTCAGTGTATGAGAGGCGTCCGGCTAGTAGAAGGAATTCTGCATGCACCTGATGCCGGCTGGGGAAATCTGGTGTACGTTGTCAACTATCCCAAAG ataacaaaagaaaaatggatgaaaCTGATGCTTCATCAGCGGTGAAGGTGAAAAGAGCAGTCCAGAAAACATCCGATTTAATAGTGTTGGGCCTTCCATGGAAAACAACTGAACAGGATCTAAAAGAATATTTTAGTACCTTTGGAGAAGTTCTTATGGTGCAG GTCAAGAAAGATATTAAAACTGGTCATTCAAAAGGGTTTGGCTTTGTTCGTTTTACGGAATACGAAACCCAGGTGAAGGTAATGTCACAGCGACATATGATAGATGGACGATGGTGTGACTGTAAACTTCCTAATTCTAAG CAAAGCCCAGATGAGCCTTTGAGAAGCAGGAAGGTGTTCGTTGGGCGTTGTACAGAGGACATGACTGCTGATGAGTTGCAGCAGTTCTTTTGCCAGTATGGAGAAGTGGTAGATGTCTTCATCCCCAAACCATTCAGGgcttttgcctttgttacatttgcaGATGATCag GTTGCCCAGTCTCTTTGTGGAGAGGACTTGATCATTAAAGGAATCAGCGTACATATATCCAATGCTGAACCTAAGCACAATAGCAATAGACAgttagaaagaagtggaagattTGGTGGTAATCCAG